One part of the Bacteroidia bacterium genome encodes these proteins:
- the rnc gene encoding ribonuclease III, producing the protein MISIRQFYNLNFSKDKPFVRQIKLISGFTPKEIFLYRLALTHSSSIQKNKRSDTNRGLETARGCNERLEFLGDSILDSVIAEYLFKIYPFKDEGFLTEMRSKIVNRKSLNEICRKLSIDSLIQHKQSGSVNESMYGDALEAFIGAVYLDLGYLNTKYFVYNRIIEPYIHLHSVENQIISYKNKLIEHVQKTKMGMLIFEVIGELGDGRNKTFRIQAKVGEKVLGTGEGKNKKSAEQRASEDALHKLQLIPQV; encoded by the coding sequence ATGATCAGTATTCGCCAATTTTATAACCTTAACTTTTCTAAAGACAAGCCTTTTGTAAGGCAGATCAAGTTGATCTCGGGTTTTACACCCAAGGAAATCTTCTTGTACAGACTCGCATTGACCCATAGTTCTTCTATTCAAAAGAATAAAAGATCTGACACGAACAGGGGACTGGAAACAGCAAGAGGTTGTAATGAAAGATTGGAATTTCTGGGTGACTCTATCCTGGATTCTGTGATTGCCGAATACCTTTTCAAGATCTATCCATTCAAGGATGAAGGCTTTCTGACCGAAATGCGGTCCAAAATCGTGAACCGCAAATCCCTCAATGAAATCTGTCGCAAACTCAGCATTGATTCCCTGATTCAGCACAAACAAAGTGGATCGGTAAACGAATCTATGTACGGAGATGCACTGGAAGCTTTTATAGGTGCCGTTTATCTGGATCTGGGTTATCTCAATACCAAATATTTCGTATACAATCGCATCATTGAGCCCTATATTCATCTGCATTCCGTAGAAAATCAGATCATCAGCTATAAAAACAAGCTGATTGAGCATGTGCAGAAAACCAAAATGGGTATGCTGATCTTCGAGGTGATTGGTGAATTAGGAGATGGGCGAAATAAAACCTTCCGTATTCAGGCGAAAGTAGGAGAAAAAGTCCTCGGGACCGGGGAAGGGAAAAATAAAAAATCTGCTGAACAAAGAGCCTCTGAAGA